Proteins from a genomic interval of Ramlibacter algicola:
- a CDS encoding amidase, which produces MAPQPTDLADAPAHLLSRLYWSGEASPVDATRAALARIDRLNPEYKAFVRVDHEGALAAARASEARWRGKAPLDALDGVPVSIKDLILTKGLPTLRGSFTVDENQPWDVDAPVTARLREAGCVILGKTATPEFGCKGETNSARTGITRNPWNRDRTPGGSSGGAAAAVALGMGPIAVGTDGAGSVRIPAAFCGNFGLKPSFGRVPAYPLSPFGTVAHLGPHTMDVRDAAMAMNLMKRPDARDWTSLPPDILDYTATLTEGFSGLRVAFSPRLGYAKVDAEVADAVQAAARSVEAAGAIVEEVDPGIEDPLEITTGLWFVGAWTVWNTLTPAQQERTDPDFRAEALLGSQLSALHVQQLHLRRGALGSHMRQFMQRYDLLLTPSTAIPAFAIREPGSVPMTPEAMLGWTPFSYPFNLTQQPACTVPCGLTRDGLPIGVQFVGPMFRDELVLRAAAAYEAIRPIPRPAVA; this is translated from the coding sequence ATGGCACCGCAGCCTACCGACCTGGCCGACGCGCCCGCGCACCTGCTGTCGCGGCTGTACTGGAGCGGTGAAGCCTCGCCCGTGGACGCGACGCGGGCCGCGCTGGCGCGCATCGACCGCCTCAACCCCGAGTACAAGGCCTTCGTGCGCGTCGACCACGAAGGCGCGCTCGCCGCCGCGCGGGCGAGCGAAGCGCGGTGGCGCGGCAAGGCGCCGCTCGACGCGCTGGACGGCGTGCCGGTGTCGATCAAGGACCTGATCCTCACCAAGGGCCTGCCCACGCTTCGAGGCAGCTTCACGGTCGACGAGAACCAGCCTTGGGACGTCGACGCGCCCGTCACGGCGCGCCTGCGCGAAGCCGGCTGCGTCATCCTGGGCAAGACCGCGACGCCGGAATTCGGCTGCAAGGGCGAGACCAACTCGGCGCGCACCGGCATCACGCGCAACCCGTGGAATCGCGATCGCACGCCCGGCGGGTCGTCGGGTGGCGCGGCCGCGGCGGTCGCCCTGGGCATGGGGCCGATCGCGGTGGGCACCGATGGCGCCGGTTCGGTGCGGATCCCGGCCGCGTTCTGCGGCAACTTCGGCCTGAAACCCAGCTTCGGCCGCGTGCCCGCGTATCCGCTGTCGCCGTTCGGCACCGTCGCCCACCTCGGGCCGCACACGATGGACGTGCGCGACGCCGCGATGGCGATGAACCTGATGAAGCGCCCGGACGCGCGGGACTGGACGTCGCTGCCGCCGGACATCCTCGACTACACCGCGACCCTGACCGAAGGCTTCTCCGGCTTGCGCGTCGCGTTCTCCCCGCGCCTGGGCTATGCGAAGGTGGATGCGGAAGTCGCGGACGCCGTGCAGGCCGCTGCGCGCTCCGTCGAGGCCGCCGGCGCGATCGTCGAGGAAGTGGACCCCGGCATCGAGGACCCGCTGGAGATCACGACCGGACTCTGGTTCGTCGGTGCGTGGACGGTGTGGAACACGCTCACGCCCGCGCAGCAGGAACGCACCGACCCGGACTTCCGCGCCGAAGCGCTGCTGGGCAGCCAGCTCAGCGCGCTGCACGTGCAGCAACTGCACCTGCGCCGCGGCGCGCTCGGGTCGCACATGCGGCAGTTCATGCAGCGCTACGACCTGCTCCTCACGCCGTCGACCGCCATTCCCGCTTTCGCCATCCGCGAACCCGGCTCGGTGCCGATGACGCCCGAGGCCATGCTTGGCTGGACACCCTTCAGCTACCCTTTCAACCTGACGCAGCAACCCGCGTGCACCGTGCCCTGCGGCCTCACGCGCGACGGCCTGCCGATCGGCGTGCAGTTCGTCGGGCCGATGTTCCGCGACGAACTGGTGCTGCGCGCCGCCGCCGCGTACGAGGCGATCCGGCCGATCCCGCGGCCGGCGGTGGCATAA
- a CDS encoding metallophosphoesterase, with translation MLALLAVYAVGVEPRWTATRRIEASVPGWSRPPLKVAVASDWHITRRPLGAMTLDRAAAIVAQINAANPDVVLLPGDFIAGDGDPASRGEPDAQEIAAVLGKLRAPLGVYAVLGNHDWWADGPAVAEALKRRGIQVLENDAREIDAGLWVAGIGDHMTGHSNPVRTVAAVPPRAHALVVMHDPASLLDLPAVQGLAVAGHMHAGQVRLPGHGALITPGRAPRSWSYGWVDHRGLQAWVTSGLGTSILPVRFNARPEWVLLVVGAAAG, from the coding sequence GTGCTCGCGCTGCTCGCGGTCTATGCGGTGGGCGTGGAGCCGCGCTGGACCGCCACACGACGCATCGAAGCCAGCGTGCCCGGCTGGTCGCGGCCGCCGCTCAAGGTCGCCGTCGCGAGTGACTGGCACATCACGCGCCGTCCGCTCGGCGCAATGACCTTGGACCGCGCCGCGGCCATCGTGGCGCAGATCAACGCGGCGAATCCCGACGTCGTGCTGCTGCCGGGCGACTTCATCGCCGGCGATGGCGATCCGGCTTCGCGCGGCGAGCCGGACGCGCAGGAGATCGCGGCAGTGCTGGGCAAGCTGCGTGCGCCGCTGGGCGTGTACGCGGTGCTCGGCAACCATGACTGGTGGGCCGACGGTCCCGCCGTCGCCGAGGCGCTGAAGCGCCGGGGCATCCAGGTGCTCGAGAACGATGCGCGCGAAATCGACGCCGGCCTGTGGGTGGCCGGCATCGGCGACCACATGACGGGCCACTCGAACCCGGTGCGCACGGTGGCCGCGGTGCCGCCCCGCGCGCACGCGCTCGTCGTCATGCACGATCCAGCGAGCCTGCTGGACCTTCCCGCCGTGCAAGGCCTCGCGGTGGCGGGGCACATGCATGCGGGGCAGGTGCGCTTGCCGGGTCATGGCGCGCTGATCACGCCCGGCCGCGCGCCACGCTCGTGGTCGTACGGCTGGGTCGACCACCGCGGGCTGCAGGCCTGGGTGACCAGCGGCCTGGGCACCAGCATCCTGCCGGTGCGCTTCAACGCACGGCCCGAGTGGGTGCTGCTGGTGGTGGGCGCCGCCGCGGGGTGA
- a CDS encoding ABC transporter substrate-binding protein has protein sequence MQAPLRSFLAGTALCLSLCSAHAQLLIGQTAGFSGTVAAGVKETTDGAKLWINAVNARGGVNGQKIELLQLDDKFDPKLTPGNARVLVEEKNVLALFLTRGTPTSESLLPLLEKHRIALVAPSTGAMSLHQPVNKYVFNVRATYQREAEKALDHLVNLGMTKIALVVADDSFGQDAKKGAVRSFERAKLQPVLDLKVDRQKPNYAEIIPALEKAEAQAVMWIGSGNTVAEGIKALRSAGSVTQVVTLSNNASSGFVKSLGDHARGIVISQVFPNERSISSPMVREAMELAKANGLEVSPAMLEGFAAAKVLVEGLRRAGKSPTRAGVVAALESIQKYDIGGLEVSFSPTDHTGLDFADLAIIGADGKFRR, from the coding sequence ATGCAAGCTCCCCTGCGTTCCTTCCTCGCCGGCACCGCGCTGTGCCTGTCCCTGTGCTCCGCGCACGCGCAATTGCTGATCGGCCAGACGGCCGGCTTTTCCGGCACCGTCGCCGCCGGCGTGAAGGAGACCACCGACGGCGCCAAGCTCTGGATCAACGCGGTCAACGCCAGGGGCGGCGTGAACGGCCAGAAGATCGAGCTGCTGCAGCTGGACGACAAGTTCGATCCCAAGCTCACGCCCGGCAACGCGCGTGTGCTGGTCGAAGAGAAGAACGTGCTGGCGCTGTTCCTCACGCGCGGCACGCCGACGTCGGAATCGCTGCTGCCCTTGCTGGAGAAGCACAGGATTGCGCTGGTCGCGCCGTCCACGGGCGCGATGTCGCTGCACCAGCCGGTCAACAAGTACGTGTTCAACGTGCGCGCGACCTACCAGCGCGAGGCCGAGAAGGCGCTCGACCACCTGGTGAACCTCGGCATGACGAAGATCGCGCTCGTGGTCGCCGACGATTCGTTCGGCCAGGACGCGAAGAAAGGCGCCGTGCGCAGCTTCGAGCGCGCCAAGCTGCAGCCGGTGCTGGACCTGAAGGTCGACCGCCAGAAGCCGAACTACGCCGAGATCATCCCGGCGCTGGAGAAGGCCGAGGCGCAGGCGGTGATGTGGATCGGCTCCGGCAACACCGTGGCCGAAGGCATCAAGGCGCTGCGCAGCGCGGGGTCGGTGACGCAGGTGGTCACGCTGTCGAACAACGCGTCGTCGGGGTTCGTGAAGAGCCTGGGCGACCACGCGCGCGGCATCGTCATCAGCCAGGTGTTCCCGAACGAACGCTCGATCAGCTCGCCGATGGTGCGCGAGGCCATGGAGCTGGCCAAGGCCAACGGCCTCGAGGTGTCGCCCGCGATGCTCGAGGGTTTCGCCGCCGCCAAGGTGCTGGTGGAAGGCCTGCGCCGCGCGGGCAAGAGCCCGACACGCGCCGGGGTGGTCGCCGCGCTGGAGTCGATCCAGAAGTACGACATCGGTGGCCTCGAGGTGAGCTTCTCGCCGACCGACCACACCGGGCTGGACTTCGCCGACCTGGCGATCATCGGCGCGGACGGCAAGTTCCGCCGCTGA
- a CDS encoding ABC transporter substrate-binding protein — protein MTSSPFSATGRLRAAINTGNAVLARKDGDSARGVSVDLATEFGKRLGVPLELVVVDTAAKSVDAIANGQADIGFFAIDPKRGEQIAFTPSYVVIEGAYLVKDASPLRANEEVDRAGTRVVVGNGSAYDLFLTREMKQATIVRAPSAPAVVDHFLQHGADVAAGVRQQLEIDMHRHGGLRLLPGRFMQIRQAMGCPKAFGAEAARMLALFVEEMKASGFVAQALARHGVDGVAIAPAEAIG, from the coding sequence ATGACGAGCTCGCCGTTCTCCGCCACCGGCCGCCTGCGCGCCGCCATCAACACCGGCAACGCCGTGCTCGCGCGCAAGGACGGCGACAGCGCGCGCGGCGTGTCCGTCGATCTCGCCACCGAGTTCGGGAAGCGGCTCGGCGTGCCGCTCGAGCTGGTGGTCGTCGACACGGCGGCGAAGTCGGTGGACGCCATCGCGAACGGGCAGGCCGACATCGGCTTCTTCGCCATCGACCCCAAGCGCGGCGAGCAGATCGCGTTCACGCCGTCCTACGTCGTCATCGAAGGCGCGTACCTGGTGAAGGACGCATCGCCGCTGCGCGCGAACGAGGAGGTCGATCGTGCCGGCACGCGCGTGGTCGTCGGCAACGGCAGCGCGTACGACCTGTTCCTCACGCGCGAGATGAAGCAGGCGACGATCGTGCGCGCGCCTTCCGCGCCTGCCGTCGTGGACCACTTCCTGCAGCACGGCGCCGATGTCGCCGCGGGCGTGCGCCAGCAACTGGAGATCGACATGCACCGCCACGGCGGGCTGCGCCTGCTGCCGGGACGCTTCATGCAGATCCGGCAGGCGATGGGCTGCCCGAAAGCGTTCGGCGCGGAAGCCGCGCGCATGCTGGCGCTGTTCGTCGAGGAGATGAAGGCGTCCGGCTTCGTCGCGCAAGCGCTCGCGCGCCACGGTGTCGACGGCGTCGCGATCGCGCCCGCCGAAGCGATCGGCTGA
- the otnK gene encoding 3-oxo-tetronate kinase: MATPLLLGCIADDFTGATDLANNLVRAGMRVVQSIGVPDAPIDCVDAVVVALKSRTIPSHEAVTRSLEALRWLQAQGCRQVYFKVCSTFDSTPQGNIGPVAEALMQALDAPFCCVTPAFPENARTVYKGHLFVGDVLLSDSGMRHHPLTPMTDANLVRVMQAQCAREKVGLVDHAVVRRGAEAVRSRIAALQAEGVRFGIVDAVADDDLRTLGRAIADAKLVVAGSGVAIGLPQNHGLQPSASAAQLPPAQGTRAVVSGSCSTATNEQVRRFVAAGGAAFAIDPLRLAPGDDVVGEALAFHLSFRRKPESMSSPLLVYSTADPDAVKSVQTRLGVAEAGAMVERVLAAIAKGLVDQGVRQLVVAGGETSGAAVQALGVRQMRIGPQIDPGVPWCHARATACDADVHLALKSGNFGGPDFFTRAFEVLA, from the coding sequence ATGGCCACTCCCCTGCTCCTCGGCTGCATCGCCGACGATTTCACCGGCGCCACCGACCTGGCGAACAACCTCGTGCGCGCCGGCATGCGCGTCGTGCAGTCCATCGGCGTGCCGGACGCGCCGATCGACTGCGTCGATGCGGTCGTCGTCGCGCTGAAGTCGCGCACGATCCCGTCGCACGAAGCCGTCACGCGGTCGCTCGAGGCGCTGCGCTGGCTGCAGGCGCAGGGCTGCCGGCAGGTGTACTTCAAGGTCTGCTCCACCTTCGACTCGACGCCGCAGGGCAACATCGGCCCGGTGGCCGAGGCGTTGATGCAGGCGCTGGATGCGCCCTTCTGCTGCGTGACGCCGGCCTTCCCGGAAAACGCGCGCACGGTCTACAAGGGCCACCTGTTCGTCGGCGACGTGCTGCTGAGTGATTCCGGCATGCGGCACCACCCGCTCACGCCGATGACCGACGCGAATCTCGTTCGCGTGATGCAGGCGCAGTGCGCGCGCGAGAAAGTTGGCCTGGTCGATCACGCCGTCGTGCGCCGTGGCGCCGAAGCGGTCCGCTCGCGCATCGCGGCGCTGCAAGCCGAAGGCGTGCGCTTCGGCATCGTGGATGCGGTCGCGGACGACGACCTGCGCACGCTGGGCCGCGCCATCGCCGACGCGAAACTGGTGGTTGCGGGTTCCGGCGTCGCGATCGGATTGCCGCAGAACCACGGCCTGCAACCTTCGGCGAGCGCCGCTCAGCTGCCGCCCGCGCAGGGCACGCGCGCCGTCGTCTCGGGCAGCTGCTCGACGGCCACGAACGAGCAGGTCCGGCGCTTCGTCGCCGCCGGCGGCGCTGCGTTCGCGATCGATCCGCTGCGCCTGGCGCCCGGTGACGACGTCGTGGGCGAGGCCCTCGCCTTCCACTTGTCATTCCGGCGAAAGCCGGAATCCATGTCGTCGCCACTGCTCGTCTATTCCACGGCGGACCCTGATGCCGTGAAGTCCGTGCAAACGCGACTCGGCGTCGCCGAAGCCGGCGCCATGGTCGAGCGCGTCCTCGCCGCCATCGCCAAGGGTTTGGTGGACCAGGGCGTCCGCCAGCTCGTCGTCGCGGGTGGCGAAACCAGCGGCGCCGCGGTGCAGGCGCTGGGCGTGCGGCAGATGCGCATCGGTCCCCAGATCGATCCGGGCGTGCCGTGGTGCCACGCGCGTGCGACGGCCTGCGACGCCGACGTGCACCTCGCGCTGAAGTCCGGCAACTTCGGCGGCCCCGACTTCTTCACCCGCGCGTTCGAGGTGCTCGCATGA
- a CDS encoding aldolase — MTETQARDEICRVGRSLFERGYVHATAGNVSVRLEDGSFLITPTEACLGFLDPVKLAKVDAQGQQVAGDRASKTLALHRRIYDAAGAATRCVIHTHSTHCVALTLRPVDGDLLPPITPYFVMKVGHVPVVPYHRPGDPAVGDLVAAHIERARQAGAPIRAVMLARLGPNVWHDTPAQAMAVLEELEETAKLWLLAQPKPEPLGAAQIQELRDAFGAAC, encoded by the coding sequence ATGACCGAAACGCAGGCGCGCGACGAGATCTGCCGCGTCGGCCGCAGCCTGTTCGAGCGCGGCTATGTGCACGCGACGGCCGGCAACGTCAGCGTGCGCCTCGAGGACGGCAGCTTCCTGATCACGCCGACCGAGGCCTGCCTGGGTTTCCTCGACCCGGTGAAGCTGGCCAAGGTGGACGCGCAGGGCCAGCAGGTGGCGGGCGACCGCGCCAGCAAGACGCTGGCGCTTCACCGGCGCATCTACGACGCCGCCGGCGCTGCCACGCGCTGCGTGATCCACACGCACAGCACGCATTGCGTCGCGCTCACGCTGCGACCCGTCGACGGCGACCTGCTGCCGCCGATCACCCCTTACTTCGTGATGAAGGTCGGCCACGTGCCCGTGGTGCCGTACCACCGCCCCGGCGATCCCGCCGTCGGCGACCTCGTCGCGGCGCACATCGAGCGTGCGCGCCAGGCCGGCGCACCGATCCGCGCCGTGATGCTCGCGCGCCTCGGCCCCAACGTGTGGCACGACACGCCCGCGCAGGCGATGGCCGTGCTGGAGGAACTGGAAGAGACGGCCAAGCTGTGGCTGCTCGCGCAGCCCAAGCCCGAGCCGCTCGGCGCCGCCCAGATCCAGGAGCTGCGCGACGCGTTCGGTGCGGCTTGTTGA
- a CDS encoding DUF2630 family protein, translated as MASDRTILDHINELVDEEKRLRATTPAAEAASRLRNVEEQLDQCWDLLRQRRALREFGEDADKAAPRDPRTVENYQG; from the coding sequence ATGGCCAGCGACCGCACCATCCTCGACCACATCAACGAGCTCGTCGACGAGGAGAAGCGCCTGCGCGCAACCACGCCCGCGGCCGAAGCCGCGTCGCGGCTGCGGAATGTCGAGGAGCAGCTCGACCAGTGCTGGGACCTGCTGCGGCAGCGGCGCGCCTTGCGCGAATTCGGCGAGGACGCGGACAAGGCCGCGCCGCGCGACCCGCGGACGGTCGAGAACTACCAGGGTTGA
- a CDS encoding DUF2946 family protein gives MIARHAPRFLARLVLAWFLGFVAMAGVAPMLAQAQPIGAICTSSSDAGGTHDDGTTPAPHVLKCALCAGWSAPPPVVTVEVAAPQPLAHAVQPVVAARIAALTRAPLPARGPPLA, from the coding sequence GTGATCGCCCGCCACGCCCCACGCTTCCTTGCCCGCCTCGTGCTGGCGTGGTTCCTCGGGTTCGTGGCGATGGCGGGAGTCGCGCCGATGCTGGCCCAAGCCCAGCCGATCGGCGCCATCTGCACCAGCTCGTCGGATGCGGGCGGCACGCACGACGACGGCACCACGCCGGCGCCGCACGTGCTGAAGTGCGCCCTGTGCGCCGGCTGGTCGGCGCCGCCGCCGGTCGTCACGGTGGAGGTCGCCGCGCCGCAGCCGCTCGCGCATGCCGTGCAGCCCGTCGTCGCCGCTCGCATCGCGGCGCTCACGCGGGCCCCGCTGCCCGCGCGCGGCCCCCCGCTCGCCTGA
- a CDS encoding TonB-dependent receptor — protein MRIHPLAAALAAAFPLAAQAVHEVPTKDLGVVNVTGSAPTSLPTQVPTTTETITRDQVERSINATDSEDALKYFPSLLVRKRYVGDYNHAILSSRASGTGNSARSAVYADGILLSNFLGNGVGGLSFPPRWGLVTPEEIERVDVMYGPFSAAYPGNSVGAVVDYVTRMPAKLEGHAKLGWSKQSFDLYATHERLPAWQASASLGSKAGDWSWWFNVNRTDSQGQPLTFASRQGTVSPGAGAVAGRSPTDAPLSYVAAQTQYHSVQDHAKAKVAYDITPTLRASALLGWWTNRATGRSSSYLQDASVLTGADLPLTDESLTHAMQGLSLKQHTQGTWDWEVAASHYGYVRDTKRQNAVSNTPPQALAGGPGTIADGSGTGWTTLSARGTWRPQGLRGAHILDFGMQQDRYLLQYVTSAIAGNWRTDAAGPVASDVGGRTALRSLWAQDSWRFAPKWKTVLGLRAEEWTASEGRTRIATATPPVSNDWPQRRERHVSPKAALSWQATDATILKASLGRAVRFPTVAELYGATSTTNSQFVNDPSLRPEKSWTGELTAERVLGNATVRITAFAETTRDALYTQTGFDPAANRNVSRVSNVGRIATRGLELAGSGEDVGLKGLDLSGGVTYAHSVIRENAGFVALPGDTVGKRQPNIPRWRANALAVYRWTPAFSTSLGARYSSRQFRTLDNSDTNGFTYMGVSRFFVADLRAQWKIDKTFTVAAGIDNVGNATYWNFHPYPQRTCVAELRADF, from the coding sequence ATGCGAATCCATCCACTGGCCGCCGCGTTGGCGGCCGCCTTCCCATTGGCTGCGCAAGCGGTCCATGAAGTCCCCACGAAGGACCTCGGCGTCGTCAACGTCACCGGCAGCGCGCCGACGTCGTTGCCGACGCAGGTGCCCACGACCACCGAGACCATCACGCGCGACCAGGTCGAGCGCTCGATCAACGCGACGGACAGCGAGGACGCGCTCAAGTACTTCCCCAGCCTGCTGGTGCGCAAGCGCTACGTGGGCGACTACAACCACGCGATCCTGTCCAGCCGCGCCTCGGGCACGGGCAACAGCGCGCGGTCCGCCGTGTATGCCGACGGCATCCTGCTGTCCAACTTCCTGGGCAACGGCGTGGGTGGCCTGTCGTTCCCGCCGCGCTGGGGCCTGGTGACGCCGGAGGAGATCGAGCGCGTCGACGTGATGTACGGCCCGTTCTCGGCGGCGTACCCGGGCAACTCGGTGGGCGCCGTGGTCGACTACGTGACGCGCATGCCGGCGAAGCTGGAAGGCCACGCCAAGCTGGGCTGGTCCAAGCAATCGTTCGACCTGTATGCGACGCACGAGCGCCTGCCCGCGTGGCAGGCCAGCGCATCGCTCGGCAGCAAGGCGGGCGACTGGTCATGGTGGTTCAACGTCAACCGCACCGACAGCCAGGGGCAGCCGCTGACCTTTGCCTCGCGCCAGGGCACGGTGTCGCCAGGCGCCGGTGCGGTGGCCGGCCGCAGCCCCACCGATGCGCCGCTGTCCTACGTCGCGGCGCAGACGCAGTACCACTCGGTGCAGGACCACGCGAAGGCGAAGGTGGCGTACGACATCACGCCGACGCTGCGGGCATCGGCGCTGCTCGGGTGGTGGACCAACCGTGCGACGGGCCGCTCCTCCAGCTACCTGCAGGACGCGTCGGTGCTGACCGGCGCGGACCTGCCGCTCACCGACGAATCGCTCACGCATGCGATGCAGGGCCTGTCGCTCAAGCAGCACACGCAGGGCACCTGGGACTGGGAGGTGGCGGCCAGCCATTACGGCTACGTGCGCGACACCAAGCGGCAGAACGCGGTGTCGAACACGCCGCCGCAGGCGCTGGCCGGCGGACCCGGCACCATCGCCGACGGCAGTGGCACGGGCTGGACCACGCTGTCGGCGCGCGGCACCTGGCGACCGCAAGGGCTCCGCGGGGCGCACATCCTGGACTTCGGCATGCAGCAGGACCGCTACCTGCTGCAGTACGTGACGTCGGCGATCGCGGGCAATTGGCGCACCGACGCGGCAGGCCCCGTCGCCAGCGACGTCGGCGGTCGCACCGCACTGCGCAGCCTGTGGGCGCAGGACAGCTGGCGCTTCGCGCCGAAATGGAAGACCGTGCTGGGCCTGCGCGCGGAGGAATGGACCGCGAGCGAGGGGCGCACGCGCATCGCCACCGCGACGCCGCCCGTGAGCAACGACTGGCCGCAGCGCCGCGAACGCCACGTTTCGCCGAAAGCGGCGCTGTCCTGGCAGGCGACCGACGCCACGATCCTGAAGGCCTCGCTCGGGCGCGCCGTGCGCTTCCCGACCGTCGCCGAGCTGTACGGCGCGACGTCGACGACCAACTCGCAGTTCGTCAACGATCCCTCGTTGCGGCCGGAGAAGTCGTGGACCGGCGAGCTCACCGCCGAACGCGTGCTGGGCAACGCCACCGTGCGGATCACCGCCTTCGCCGAGACGACGCGCGACGCGCTGTACACGCAGACCGGTTTCGATCCTGCCGCCAACCGCAACGTCAGCCGCGTGTCCAATGTCGGCCGCATTGCCACGCGCGGCCTGGAACTGGCCGGCAGCGGCGAGGACGTGGGCCTCAAGGGCCTGGACCTGTCGGGCGGCGTGACCTACGCGCACTCGGTGATCCGGGAGAACGCCGGCTTCGTCGCGCTGCCCGGCGACACGGTCGGCAAGCGGCAGCCGAACATCCCGCGCTGGCGCGCGAATGCGCTGGCGGTCTACCGCTGGACGCCCGCCTTCAGCACCAGCCTGGGCGCGCGCTATAGCAGCCGCCAGTTCCGCACGCTGGACAACAGCGACACCAACGGCTTCACCTACATGGGCGTCAGCCGCTTCTTCGTCGCCGACCTGCGCGCGCAGTGGAAGATCGACAAGACCTTCACCGTCGCCGCCGGCATCGACAACGTCGGCAACGCCACCTACTGGAACTTCCACCCCTACCCGCAGCGCACCTGCGTCGCCGAGCTGCGCGCCGACTTCTGA
- a CDS encoding YcnI family protein: MQRIAIAIAIASLAAAAAQAHVVLEYKVAPAGSYYKASFQVGHGCGKSATRQVVVQVPDAVVSAHPQPKAGWTVAIDKAGERATRITWTAKGDADKLPSDFYDEFQLMAKLAAEPATLYWPVVQVCDEGRAEWTQVPAAGQAASDLKSPAAVLEVLPNEGGGHKH, encoded by the coding sequence ATGCAACGCATCGCCATCGCCATCGCCATCGCCTCGCTCGCCGCCGCCGCGGCGCAGGCCCACGTCGTGCTGGAGTACAAGGTCGCGCCCGCGGGCAGCTACTACAAGGCCAGCTTCCAGGTCGGCCACGGCTGCGGGAAGTCCGCGACGCGACAGGTCGTCGTGCAGGTCCCCGACGCCGTCGTGTCCGCGCACCCGCAGCCCAAGGCGGGCTGGACGGTCGCGATCGACAAGGCCGGCGAACGCGCCACGCGCATCACCTGGACCGCGAAGGGAGACGCCGACAAGCTGCCCAGCGACTTCTACGACGAATTCCAGCTGATGGCCAAGCTGGCCGCCGAGCCTGCCACGCTCTACTGGCCCGTGGTGCAGGTCTGCGACGAGGGCCGCGCCGAATGGACCCAGGTGCCCGCGGCGGGCCAGGCAGCGTCCGACCTCAAGTCACCCGCGGCGGTGCTGGAGGTGCTGCCGAACGAGGGTGGGGGGCACAAGCACTGA